Proteins from one uncultured Anaeromusa sp. genomic window:
- a CDS encoding MFS transporter, translated as MTRNESLKVHYGYIIVFCCCLIMGINVGLVMSSAGIFYRPVSSELGVPVGQFGLYMSFNYLASSLMLSVAGRQMKKYGARILLTISSAVMGLCLLAMSFFTAVWQFYVAGCVLGVTLSFLLYLSFPTLINSWFKTRVGFFMGICSAASGIGGIMFNPVCAYLISAYGWRMTYAIFGVIILCIVSPFLGLLLRNQPEDKGLVPFGEKKQERGMVSSGGTAYADAIKMPVFYGMLLFAFFMIATSTLNLFIPNYVNGLSYSLEQASFAASAVMLGVTIGKIALGVINDKNNTVGVLITAGFGVSGLGLLLLGEMGIAVVTVGCFLFGWAYAGVTVQTPMLVRAVFGSKDYPQIYSNVSMAFAIGGALTAGGWGLAADFIGFKAILSIGILFLVLCGVIGVYALNNKHCEM; from the coding sequence ATGACAAGAAATGAGTCCTTGAAGGTTCATTATGGGTATATAATTGTTTTTTGTTGCTGCTTGATCATGGGCATTAACGTTGGCCTAGTTATGAGCAGTGCAGGCATATTTTATAGACCGGTCAGTTCGGAACTGGGGGTACCGGTAGGGCAGTTTGGGTTGTATATGTCCTTTAATTATTTAGCTTCATCTCTGATGTTGTCTGTAGCAGGTAGGCAAATGAAAAAATATGGAGCCAGAATACTGTTGACAATCAGTTCGGCTGTAATGGGGTTGTGCCTACTGGCAATGAGCTTTTTTACCGCTGTTTGGCAGTTTTATGTGGCAGGCTGTGTTTTAGGCGTAACATTATCTTTTTTACTGTACTTAAGCTTTCCAACTTTGATTAACAGTTGGTTTAAGACTCGTGTAGGCTTTTTTATGGGGATATGCAGTGCAGCCTCAGGTATTGGCGGTATTATGTTTAATCCGGTTTGCGCTTACTTAATTAGTGCTTATGGCTGGCGGATGACATATGCAATATTTGGAGTAATTATCCTGTGCATTGTGTCCCCTTTTTTAGGCCTGCTATTAAGAAACCAGCCTGAAGATAAGGGCTTGGTACCGTTTGGTGAGAAAAAACAAGAGCGAGGAATGGTGTCTTCTGGTGGTACGGCATATGCTGATGCAATCAAAATGCCTGTGTTTTATGGTATGTTATTGTTTGCGTTTTTTATGATTGCAACATCAACTTTGAATTTGTTCATACCCAATTATGTTAATGGTTTAAGTTATAGTTTGGAGCAGGCATCCTTTGCTGCTTCGGCGGTCATGCTTGGAGTTACTATAGGCAAGATTGCCCTGGGGGTGATTAACGATAAAAACAATACTGTGGGTGTACTCATTACCGCCGGGTTTGGCGTTAGTGGACTAGGACTTTTATTGCTTGGGGAAATGGGGATTGCCGTTGTTACAGTAGGGTGTTTTTTGTTTGGCTGGGCGTATGCCGGAGTTACTGTGCAAACCCCGATGCTGGTTCGAGCTGTTTTTGGCAGCAAGGATTATCCTCAGATTTATTCCAATGTATCTATGGCCTTTGCTATAGGTGGTGCGCTTACAGCAGGTGGCTGGGGATTGGCAGCTGATTTTATCGGCTTTAAAGCGATTTTAAGTATAGGTATTCTCTTTTTAGTTCTTTGTGGGGTTATTGGGGTATATGCATTGAACAATAAACATTGCGAAATGTGA
- a CDS encoding DUF362 domain-containing protein, translated as MAISRRDFVKLAGATAVGVGAALSGLGSINRTLAQAPVVGSADVSKTKVMGSSAKVYFTKQIGSKNLIRLYDKINESIYGKIAIKLHTGEQHGPNILPRDMVKDFQAYIPDSTIIETNTMYTGDRDTTEKHRKTLEVNGWTFCPVDILDEEGAIMLPVKNALHLPEVSMGGHIVNYDSMVVLTHFKGHASGGFGGSLKNIAIGCADGIVGKRMVHGFNKSTAPEPTDWRDSMAKKDLFMENMADSGKATIDYFGKHIVFINVLRRMSVDCDCAGIRAAEPKIPDIGILASTDILAIDQASVDLVYAKPENEKHDLVERIESRHGLHQLAAMRKLKMGNAQYELISID; from the coding sequence ATGGCAATATCAAGACGTGATTTTGTAAAATTAGCTGGAGCAACGGCTGTTGGCGTAGGTGCTGCTTTATCTGGACTTGGATCGATAAATAGGACATTGGCGCAAGCTCCGGTGGTTGGAAGTGCAGATGTATCGAAAACAAAAGTAATGGGTTCTAGCGCTAAAGTCTACTTTACCAAGCAAATAGGTTCCAAAAACTTGATTCGCTTATATGATAAAATCAACGAAAGTATTTATGGGAAAATTGCTATTAAACTGCATACTGGTGAGCAGCATGGACCTAATATTTTGCCCCGTGATATGGTAAAAGATTTTCAAGCTTACATTCCAGACAGCACGATCATAGAAACGAATACTATGTACACTGGCGATAGAGATACGACAGAAAAGCATCGTAAAACGTTAGAAGTTAATGGTTGGACTTTTTGTCCGGTTGACATTTTAGATGAAGAAGGTGCAATTATGCTTCCTGTAAAGAATGCGCTGCACCTTCCGGAAGTTTCTATGGGTGGACATATTGTAAATTATGATTCTATGGTTGTTCTTACTCATTTTAAAGGGCATGCTTCTGGTGGATTTGGAGGTTCTTTGAAAAATATAGCAATTGGTTGTGCTGATGGCATTGTTGGGAAGAGAATGGTCCACGGCTTTAATAAATCAACGGCGCCTGAACCTACGGATTGGCGTGATTCAATGGCTAAAAAGGATTTATTTATGGAGAATATGGCTGATTCAGGAAAAGCAACGATTGATTATTTTGGAAAGCATATTGTTTTTATTAATGTTTTAAGACGTATGTCGGTTGATTGTGATTGTGCTGGCATTCGGGCTGCAGAGCCTAAAATTCCGGATATTGGGATTTTAGCCTCTACCGATATATTAGCGATTGATCAGGCCTCGGTGGATTTGGTATATGCTAAACCTGAAAATGAAAAGCATGATCTTGTTGAACGTATAGAATCACGCCATGGATTGCATCAATTAGCGGCAATGCGGAAATTAAAAATGGGAAATGCACAATATGAGTTGATTTCTATTGACTAG
- a CDS encoding SDR family oxidoreductase translates to MSEKKKDVVVLVGTGSIGQAIARRIGAGNHVVLADLHQKNAEAAGKILVDAGFEVSTISVDISSRESIIKLIEHAQHFGAITNLVNAAGVSPSQAPVEVILKVDLYGTAVLLEEFGKVIAEGGSGIIISSQSGHRLGALSEEENRLLATTPTDELLKLSFIKEISDTLKAYQYSKRCNGLRVMYEATNWGKRGATVNSISPGVIITPLANDELNGPRGEGYRKMLALCPAGRAGTPDEVGELAEFLMSKRGRFITGADYLIDGGTTASYWFGDLQYLKNTH, encoded by the coding sequence ATGAGTGAAAAGAAAAAAGATGTTGTAGTATTAGTGGGCACTGGTTCTATTGGACAGGCCATAGCTCGCAGGATCGGTGCGGGAAACCATGTGGTTTTAGCAGACTTGCACCAAAAAAATGCTGAGGCAGCAGGAAAAATCCTAGTAGATGCTGGTTTTGAAGTTAGCACAATAAGCGTGGATATCTCATCAAGAGAGTCAATAATAAAGCTTATTGAACATGCACAGCACTTTGGTGCAATTACGAATCTCGTTAATGCAGCCGGTGTATCGCCGTCACAAGCGCCAGTAGAAGTCATTTTAAAGGTGGATCTTTATGGAACGGCAGTCCTCTTGGAAGAGTTTGGCAAGGTTATTGCAGAAGGTGGTTCGGGGATTATTATATCCTCTCAATCAGGCCATCGTCTGGGTGCTCTTTCTGAAGAAGAAAATAGATTGTTGGCAACCACGCCGACAGACGAGCTTTTAAAGCTATCTTTTATTAAAGAGATTTCAGATACGCTCAAAGCCTATCAGTATTCCAAGCGTTGTAATGGATTGCGCGTGATGTATGAAGCAACAAACTGGGGTAAACGGGGCGCGACGGTTAATTCGATCAGTCCGGGAGTTATCATTACGCCGCTGGCAAATGATGAATTGAATGGTCCGCGTGGCGAAGGATATCGAAAAATGTTAGCCCTTTGTCCTGCTGGCCGCGCAGGTACACCTGATGAAGTTGGTGAGCTAGCTGAGTTTTTGATGAGCAAACGTGGACGTTTTATTACAGGTGCAGATTATCTGATAGATGGCGGAACCACAGCATCCTATTGGTTTGGTGATCTCCAGTACTTGAAGAATACTCATTGA
- a CDS encoding nuclear transport factor 2 family protein has translation MNKKAMVLLSLFIAVFVSGVAYMKDVKLYNPQKQIKTIEGSKKTVEEEAGSMQDDRKAIEGVYHAMYQYELAKDVEHLSNLLSDDYVLIHMTGLQQPKEEYLRCVREGQLNYFSEETDQIAIDFHGDTAMLTGRSRVNAAVFGGSRHTWPLQLVISMKKMNGRWMMTKAQASTY, from the coding sequence ATGAACAAAAAAGCCATGGTTCTTTTAAGTCTTTTCATTGCTGTATTTGTCAGTGGCGTTGCTTATATGAAAGACGTTAAATTATATAATCCGCAGAAGCAGATAAAAACAATAGAGGGATCGAAAAAGACGGTAGAAGAAGAGGCAGGGTCTATGCAGGATGACAGAAAAGCTATTGAAGGTGTTTATCATGCTATGTACCAATATGAATTAGCCAAGGATGTTGAACATTTATCCAACTTATTATCGGATGATTATGTATTGATTCATATGACCGGGCTGCAACAGCCTAAAGAAGAATATCTTCGTTGTGTACGTGAAGGACAACTGAATTACTTTTCAGAGGAAACAGATCAGATTGCAATAGATTTCCATGGAGATACTGCTATGTTGACAGGCCGGTCTCGCGTCAATGCCGCAGTGTTTGGAGGGAGTCGCCATACCTGGCCGTTGCAACTAGTTATTTCCATGAAAAAAATGAATGGTAGATGGATGATGACAAAAGCACAAGCATCTACCTATTAA
- a CDS encoding SDR family oxidoreductase encodes MRTWLITGVSSGFGNEMTRQLLAQGDRVIGTVRKRKKVKDLIEKYPERFDCQLLDMTDVPAIHRVVSEAFEQYGEIDVVVSNAGYGLFGCAEELSDAEINHILATNLTGSIQFIRSAIPYMRLQRKGRIIQISSYGGQVAYAANSMYHATKFGIEGFCESVAQEISQFGIGMTIIEPGGARTEFRYGSAKVANLMPEYESCHAFLNLLDASKGLAPGDPVKMAARIIESVKQEPAPLRIVFGSQALKATIERLEERLANYRTQTDSAALTDSTCP; translated from the coding sequence ATGCGTACTTGGTTAATTACTGGCGTGTCCAGCGGATTTGGCAATGAAATGACAAGGCAGCTTTTAGCGCAAGGCGATCGAGTGATTGGTACGGTTCGCAAACGAAAAAAAGTAAAGGATCTGATAGAAAAATATCCGGAACGTTTTGACTGTCAACTGCTTGATATGACAGATGTTCCAGCAATACATCGAGTCGTTTCCGAAGCTTTTGAACAATATGGGGAAATTGATGTCGTGGTGAGCAATGCAGGATATGGGCTATTTGGTTGTGCTGAGGAACTGTCCGATGCAGAAATAAACCATATTTTAGCGACAAATCTTACTGGTTCTATTCAGTTTATTCGTTCAGCTATTCCCTATATGCGTTTACAGCGGAAGGGGCGTATTATTCAGATTTCCTCTTATGGGGGACAAGTCGCTTATGCAGCAAATTCAATGTATCATGCGACGAAATTTGGAATTGAAGGTTTTTGTGAATCGGTTGCACAAGAGATTAGTCAATTTGGCATTGGCATGACCATCATTGAACCGGGGGGAGCTCGTACGGAATTTCGCTATGGAAGCGCTAAAGTCGCAAATCTCATGCCGGAATATGAATCCTGTCATGCGTTTTTAAATCTCCTAGACGCATCAAAAGGTCTGGCTCCAGGTGATCCGGTAAAAATGGCTGCTCGCATTATTGAAAGTGTAAAACAAGAGCCGGCGCCGCTTCGGATTGTATTTGGGTCACAAGCATTAAAGGCTACGATTGAGCGACTGGAAGAACGACTTGCGAATTATAGGACTCAGACAGATTCGGCAGCGCTAACAGATAGTACTTGTCCGTAA
- a CDS encoding LysR family transcriptional regulator, translated as MFKQIKYFQAVVRCKNFTEAAEECYISQSAISQQIQSLERELGVILLKREKRKFSLTPAGEFFYRKSLILTSDFDRICAETLQLANGVEHELTIGYLKYYRGKELQQAIVEFRNEYPEVALHIISGTHEELYESLRTGKADLVMSDLRRTPSNQYVNYFLTKGFFYAEIAAQNPLVQLKSITMEDLKNTPCIIISSREETSNEEQFYREYLGVKSDFLFADSLEEAHLMVVSGKGFMPIEFNQSDVTKDKVVRYIPILWESKQLYCQYYAFWRADAVKIYMEKFALLLKKYFPPELSNEDA; from the coding sequence TTGTTCAAACAGATAAAATATTTTCAAGCGGTTGTTCGGTGTAAAAATTTCACAGAGGCAGCTGAAGAATGTTATATTTCTCAGTCGGCTATTTCACAGCAGATTCAATCTCTCGAACGAGAACTAGGGGTAATTTTGTTAAAAAGGGAAAAGCGTAAATTTTCCCTGACTCCAGCTGGAGAATTTTTTTATAGAAAAAGTCTGATACTTACAAGTGATTTCGACCGAATTTGTGCTGAGACGTTGCAACTTGCAAACGGTGTGGAGCATGAGCTAACAATTGGTTATTTGAAGTATTATCGAGGTAAAGAACTGCAACAAGCGATTGTGGAGTTTCGAAATGAATATCCAGAAGTTGCATTGCATATAATTAGTGGTACACATGAAGAACTTTATGAATCTTTGCGTACTGGGAAGGCAGATCTGGTGATGAGTGATTTGCGTCGAACGCCTTCTAATCAATATGTAAATTATTTTCTGACCAAAGGGTTTTTTTATGCAGAAATAGCAGCGCAGAATCCGTTAGTGCAGTTGAAGTCGATTACAATGGAGGATTTAAAAAACACGCCGTGTATTATCATTTCTTCTAGGGAAGAAACATCAAACGAAGAACAATTTTATCGAGAATATCTTGGGGTGAAGAGTGACTTCCTCTTTGCAGATAGTCTGGAAGAAGCACACCTTATGGTGGTGTCGGGCAAGGGGTTTATGCCGATTGAATTTAATCAGTCAGATGTAACTAAGGATAAAGTTGTGCGATATATTCCGATTCTTTGGGAGAGTAAACAGTTGTATTGTCAGTATTATGCTTTTTGGCGTGCCGACGCCGTCAAAATTTATATGGAAAAGTTTGCATTGCTTCTGAAAAAATATTTTCCACCAGAGCTATCAAACGAAGATGCTTAA
- a CDS encoding flavodoxin family protein codes for MKVVGINGSPRKEGNTSIIIKEVFKELEKNGIETELIQLGGLPVRACMACMKCFEMKNGKCVIQNDVFNDVIDKMRKADGVLLGSPVYSADVTPEMKALLDRGALVSHANGGALLNHKVAGSVTAVRRSGALHAFDTMNHFLHITESFLVGASYWNMVHGLEPGDVLHDEEGMKNMQVLGQNMAWLLKRLNG; via the coding sequence ATGAAAGTTGTTGGTATTAATGGCAGCCCACGTAAAGAAGGGAATACTTCAATTATTATTAAGGAAGTATTTAAAGAGTTAGAGAAGAATGGAATCGAGACGGAATTAATCCAACTGGGTGGTTTGCCTGTACGTGCGTGCATGGCTTGCATGAAGTGTTTTGAAATGAAAAATGGTAAGTGTGTAATTCAGAACGATGTATTTAATGACGTTATTGATAAAATGCGTAAGGCTGATGGTGTCCTTTTAGGTTCACCAGTATATTCTGCTGATGTGACACCAGAAATGAAAGCTCTCCTTGATCGTGGTGCATTAGTTTCTCATGCCAATGGCGGAGCCTTGTTAAATCATAAAGTGGCTGGTTCCGTGACTGCTGTGCGCCGCAGTGGAGCTTTGCATGCATTTGATACAATGAACCATTTTCTTCACATTACTGAAAGCTTTTTAGTAGGAGCTAGCTACTGGAATATGGTTCATGGATTGGAGCCGGGCGATGTGTTGCATGATGAAGAGGGTATGAAAAATATGCAAGTTCTTGGTCAGAACATGGCATGGTTGTTAAAGAGACTTAATGGTTAG
- a CDS encoding Dabb family protein, producing MIRHMFISPIKEGATEEQVNDFINAMCLLPDKISEIIQMSVGKNLGLLGEMIAVASVADFENEKDWKAYMEHPEHLLLAKIAADIFDIPSSAIAQIQD from the coding sequence ATGATTAGACATATGTTTATTAGTCCTATTAAAGAAGGCGCTACAGAAGAGCAAGTAAATGATTTTATCAATGCAATGTGTTTACTGCCGGATAAGATATCTGAAATTATTCAAATGAGTGTGGGGAAAAATTTAGGCTTATTGGGAGAAATGATAGCGGTGGCTTCTGTTGCCGACTTCGAAAATGAGAAAGACTGGAAGGCATACATGGAACATCCAGAGCATTTGCTTCTTGCAAAAATTGCAGCTGATATTTTTGATATTCCCTCCTCTGCTATCGCTCAAATTCAGGATTAA
- a CDS encoding aldo/keto reductase: MQNIAEKHGWTKFVSLQPQYNLIYREEEREIMPLCQDRKMAVVPWSPLAGGRCAHSWGTVTERNKIDEVSPMVWGTTEKEDKVVVDNLEQVAKEHGRSMAQESLAWMLSKPYITAPIVGATEVKHIEEAVAALDVKLGEDEIKRLEAPYMPHVKTGDF; encoded by the coding sequence ATGCAGAATATTGCTGAAAAACATGGCTGGACAAAATTTGTATCTTTACAACCTCAGTACAACTTAATTTATCGTGAAGAAGAACGTGAAATTATGCCACTTTGTCAGGACCGTAAAATGGCAGTAGTTCCATGGAGTCCATTAGCTGGCGGTCGGTGTGCGCATTCATGGGGAACCGTCACGGAACGCAATAAGATTGACGAAGTTTCTCCCATGGTATGGGGAACTACTGAAAAAGAAGACAAAGTAGTAGTTGATAATCTTGAGCAAGTAGCTAAAGAACATGGTCGGTCGATGGCGCAGGAGTCCTTAGCATGGATGTTAAGCAAACCGTATATTACAGCACCTATCGTAGGAGCAACGGAAGTAAAGCATATTGAAGAGGCTGTGGCAGCTCTTGATGTTAAATTGGGTGAGGATGAAATCAAGAGGCTTGAAGCACCGTATATGCCGCATGTCAAAACGGGGGACTTCTAG
- the istB gene encoding IS21-like element helper ATPase IstB encodes MVELEHVRDSLDALGLAHSAQALDAHLELAAHEQPTYLSFLNRLLDAENDVRKVRSEETRLKLSRLPQKKNLGEFDFSFQPGLDERLIRELETLSFVHRQENVILLGPPGVGKSHLAIGLATEAIRKGLSVYFVSMDRLIADLRRADSEGRLERRWKVYQRPGLLLIDEIGYTHLDRYAGNLFFQLVCSRYEKGSIILTSNKGFGEWGELMGDVPLATAILDRLLHHAHVINIRGQSYRLKNRNKAGLSLIPHPPSGELLKSDGVVSS; translated from the coding sequence ATGGTGGAATTAGAACACGTTCGCGATAGCCTTGACGCTCTTGGATTGGCGCATTCAGCGCAAGCGCTGGATGCGCATCTGGAACTGGCAGCACATGAGCAGCCAACCTATCTGAGTTTTTTAAACCGACTGCTGGATGCGGAAAACGATGTCCGGAAAGTGCGCAGCGAGGAAACGCGCTTAAAGCTATCGCGTCTGCCGCAAAAGAAGAATCTTGGCGAGTTTGATTTCAGTTTTCAACCTGGATTGGATGAACGATTGATTCGCGAACTGGAAACACTGAGTTTTGTGCATCGCCAGGAAAATGTCATTTTACTGGGACCGCCGGGAGTCGGCAAAAGCCATCTGGCGATCGGTCTTGCCACGGAAGCGATTCGCAAAGGTCTTTCCGTGTATTTTGTCAGTATGGACCGATTGATTGCTGATCTGCGCCGAGCGGATAGCGAAGGGCGGCTGGAACGCCGCTGGAAAGTTTATCAACGTCCGGGACTGTTACTGATCGATGAAATTGGCTACACGCATCTTGACCGCTATGCCGGGAATCTGTTTTTTCAGTTGGTCTGTTCGCGCTATGAAAAAGGAAGCATTATATTGACCAGCAATAAAGGCTTCGGCGAATGGGGCGAGCTAATGGGCGATGTTCCGCTGGCGACAGCCATCCTTGACCGCCTGTTGCATCACGCGCATGTCATAAACATACGAGGCCAGAGCTATCGTCTCAAGAATCGCAACAAAGCCGGTCTGTCTTTGATTCCTCACCCTCCAAGCGGTGAACTCTTGAAATCCGATGGAGTGGTCAGTTCTTAA